A single genomic interval of Aureliella helgolandensis harbors:
- a CDS encoding glucose 1-dehydrogenase — MKAIAVTPGKPNSVHLRDIPAPDINSVPDGKGIRIKVLKVGVDATDREINEALYGNAPPGDDFLVLGHECFGLVLEVGPNVRSVKPGDYVTATVRRPGSSIYDAIGTYDMTSEETYYERGINLLHGYLTEEIVDGEEYVVRVPQGLKHLHVLMEPMSCAAKAIHQAYECQRRMRVWSPKRAFVLGSGQIGLLATLVLKLKGLEVFTLARAPAPHLKSEIVEGLEASYISTQETSLLELAEKVGKADLIIDATGSSHVAFEAMQALGHNGVLVWTSITGGKKMAEIPSDKINIEWVLGNKLLLGSVNANREYFESGIKDMALGEVMYPGVLEKILTTPVDGLDNYAEMMRRLVEDNSALKVYVNVASE; from the coding sequence ATGAAAGCCATCGCTGTCACACCCGGCAAGCCGAACAGTGTACACCTTCGCGACATCCCCGCTCCCGACATTAACAGTGTGCCAGACGGCAAGGGAATCCGCATCAAAGTCCTGAAGGTGGGCGTCGATGCAACGGACCGCGAGATCAATGAAGCCCTCTATGGCAATGCACCTCCCGGTGACGATTTCCTGGTGCTGGGTCACGAATGCTTCGGTCTCGTACTCGAAGTAGGGCCTAACGTCAGATCGGTAAAGCCTGGAGATTACGTGACCGCCACCGTACGTCGCCCCGGTAGCTCGATCTACGATGCGATCGGTACGTATGACATGACCAGCGAAGAGACCTACTACGAACGTGGTATCAACCTACTGCACGGCTATTTGACCGAAGAGATCGTCGATGGCGAAGAGTACGTTGTCCGCGTACCGCAGGGATTGAAGCATTTGCATGTGTTGATGGAGCCGATGAGCTGTGCAGCCAAGGCGATTCATCAAGCCTACGAATGCCAGCGGCGCATGCGAGTCTGGAGCCCCAAACGCGCCTTTGTACTGGGCTCGGGGCAGATCGGATTGCTGGCCACCCTGGTCCTGAAACTCAAGGGACTCGAGGTTTTCACACTAGCACGCGCCCCAGCCCCACACCTCAAAAGCGAGATTGTGGAAGGGCTCGAAGCTTCCTACATCAGCACCCAGGAAACGAGCCTGCTAGAACTTGCTGAGAAAGTCGGTAAGGCCGATTTGATCATCGACGCTACCGGCAGCAGCCACGTCGCCTTCGAAGCCATGCAAGCTCTCGGCCATAATGGTGTCCTAGTCTGGACGAGTATCACTGGCGGCAAGAAAATGGCCGAAATCCCTTCCGATAAAATCAATATCGAATGGGTTCTTGGAAATAAACTGCTGCTGGGTTCGGTGAATGCCAACCGCGAGTACTTTGAGTCCGGCATCAAAGACATGGCCCTCGGCGAGGTCATGTACCCTGGAGTCTTGGAGAAAATCCTGACGACTCCCGTGGATGGGCTTGATAACTATGCCGAAATGATGCGGCGGCTCGTGGAAGACAACTCTGCACTCAAAGTCTACGTCAACGTAGCCAGCGAATAG
- a CDS encoding leucine-rich repeat domain-containing protein codes for MPYSPASRVHAARFYQVTAYGWAATRCWTTAYGWLLAGLLCLPACQPAGPTPVADQADHTSDRQAIGGSATELGPGPLAASPDTVPGPIASSQQNSSQESRHPSFETQLAAVQSGQADAIQLVDQPITETQVHQLHAVSHQLRDLILDAGGLSDPLLPLLAQLSELEHLRIRESPLSDAAIQAAFTAENAFQQLRILNIPQTPITAAGLVPIAALPKLSQLRLGGSQLDDAAVQVIAKSGSLRSLHLISPNLTDLALDYLAESPGLTSLYVDDCPLNDDAWQRLFTAKPNLHVHVDQQHHDRDPHPHEH; via the coding sequence GTGCCCTATTCCCCTGCATCTCGCGTCCATGCCGCCCGCTTCTACCAGGTTACTGCGTACGGCTGGGCGGCGACGCGTTGCTGGACGACCGCGTATGGCTGGCTGCTAGCCGGCCTGCTGTGCCTACCGGCCTGCCAACCCGCTGGCCCCACGCCTGTGGCCGACCAAGCCGATCACACGTCCGACCGGCAAGCTATTGGGGGCTCTGCAACGGAACTCGGCCCCGGTCCCCTGGCTGCGTCACCCGACACTGTCCCTGGCCCCATCGCCTCCTCACAGCAGAATTCCAGCCAAGAATCCAGGCACCCTTCCTTCGAAACTCAGCTCGCAGCCGTACAGTCTGGACAAGCGGATGCCATTCAGCTGGTCGACCAACCCATTACCGAAACGCAAGTCCATCAGCTTCATGCGGTCAGCCATCAGCTGCGCGATCTCATCCTTGACGCGGGCGGACTCTCCGACCCGCTTCTCCCTCTATTAGCGCAGCTATCGGAACTCGAACATTTGAGGATTCGCGAGAGCCCGCTCAGCGACGCAGCTATCCAAGCCGCCTTCACCGCCGAGAATGCATTTCAACAACTGCGGATATTGAATATTCCTCAAACGCCGATCACGGCAGCCGGCTTAGTGCCAATTGCTGCTCTTCCCAAATTGAGCCAGTTGCGTCTCGGTGGATCGCAGTTGGATGATGCAGCAGTGCAAGTCATTGCGAAAAGTGGCAGTCTGAGATCCTTGCACCTGATCAGTCCCAACCTGACCGATCTGGCACTCGATTACTTGGCGGAGTCTCCTGGCCTAACGTCACTGTACGTCGACGACTGCCCACTGAATGACGATGCCTGGCAGCGTCTGTTTACAGCCAAACCCAACTTGCATGTCCATGTGGACCAACAGCATCACGACCGTGATCCCCATCCCCACGAACATTAG
- a CDS encoding ATP-dependent Clp protease adaptor ClpS — translation MSDSQSAVVEQDAPEIAKRSAASPTKPRRQPRYNVILWDDSEHTFDYVISMLQQLFGHELGRAKSMAAEVDANGRVICLTTTMEHAELKMEQIHAFGKDPMATKCAGSMSASIEPIS, via the coding sequence ATGTCGGATTCACAAAGTGCGGTTGTTGAGCAGGATGCGCCAGAAATTGCAAAGCGAAGTGCGGCGTCTCCCACCAAGCCACGCCGTCAGCCACGCTACAACGTGATTTTGTGGGATGATTCAGAGCACACGTTTGACTACGTAATTTCGATGCTCCAGCAATTATTTGGGCACGAACTGGGACGCGCCAAGAGCATGGCCGCCGAGGTGGATGCAAATGGCCGCGTCATTTGTTTGACGACCACCATGGAACACGCTGAGCTGAAAATGGAACAGATTCACGCTTTCGGCAAGGATCCTATGGCGACCAAGTGCGCAGGTAGCATGTCGGCCAGTATCGAGCCGATTAGCTGA
- a CDS encoding dipeptidase: MTDLKAIDQHLQQTQPKHLEILKELLRIPSVSADPKYSDAVAAAARSVLETLQAAGLKTELIETAGPPLVYAETAPVPGKPVALVYGHYDVQPPEPLELWETPPFEPTERDGNLYARGATDDKGQVLTHVHSVAAWIASGQPLPMQVKFVIEGEEEVGSEQFADYLARPEAAEKLACDVVVISDSSQYAKGQPAITYGLRGIAYFELHFKGPKQDLHSGSFGGAVNNPAIALSKFLTKMIDEDGHIQLPGFYDAVQPLQPEERANWAGLNFSDEDFAKELGVDALLGETGYTTLERRWGRPSFDIHGLWSGYQGEGGKTIVPAQAAAKISFRLVPNQTPAEVAEQLAQFVAENTPPGIRIEVVDLHGGPGVVVNPQSPFIAAAQKAVTGAFGKPAVLIREGGSIPIVSSMVERLGADVLLLGWGLSDDGAHSPNEKFNIADYYLGIRASAHLWQHLATVAK; encoded by the coding sequence ATGACCGATCTGAAAGCAATTGACCAGCATCTTCAGCAAACTCAACCCAAACACCTTGAAATCCTCAAAGAGCTGCTACGTATCCCCAGCGTTAGCGCCGACCCAAAGTACTCAGACGCCGTAGCCGCTGCAGCCCGTTCGGTACTGGAAACACTTCAAGCGGCTGGGCTGAAAACGGAATTGATCGAGACGGCAGGCCCCCCTCTGGTCTACGCGGAGACGGCCCCGGTTCCAGGCAAGCCGGTAGCGCTGGTGTATGGGCACTATGACGTCCAGCCTCCAGAGCCCTTAGAACTCTGGGAAACCCCTCCTTTTGAGCCGACCGAGCGTGACGGGAACCTCTACGCGCGCGGCGCTACAGACGACAAGGGCCAAGTCCTGACACACGTGCATTCGGTGGCTGCTTGGATCGCCAGTGGTCAACCACTGCCCATGCAGGTAAAGTTCGTGATTGAGGGCGAAGAGGAGGTCGGCAGCGAGCAGTTTGCGGACTATTTGGCGCGGCCCGAAGCGGCTGAAAAACTGGCGTGCGACGTGGTCGTCATTAGCGATTCGTCGCAGTATGCCAAAGGACAGCCCGCCATTACCTACGGATTGCGTGGGATCGCTTACTTTGAACTGCACTTCAAAGGTCCCAAGCAGGATTTGCATTCAGGCTCTTTCGGCGGTGCGGTCAACAATCCAGCGATTGCTCTCTCCAAGTTCCTGACCAAGATGATCGATGAAGACGGGCACATCCAGCTCCCCGGCTTCTACGATGCCGTTCAACCCTTGCAGCCAGAGGAGCGAGCAAACTGGGCTGGCCTAAATTTCAGCGACGAAGATTTTGCCAAAGAGTTGGGGGTAGATGCCTTGCTGGGCGAAACGGGCTACACCACACTTGAACGGCGTTGGGGACGTCCTTCGTTCGACATTCATGGCTTGTGGAGCGGTTATCAGGGCGAGGGCGGAAAAACGATTGTTCCCGCCCAAGCAGCGGCCAAGATCAGCTTCCGACTTGTCCCCAATCAAACACCCGCCGAGGTTGCGGAACAACTCGCCCAGTTCGTGGCCGAGAACACGCCCCCGGGCATTCGCATTGAAGTCGTCGACTTGCACGGCGGACCTGGCGTCGTGGTAAATCCCCAAAGCCCCTTTATTGCCGCCGCACAAAAAGCAGTCACCGGCGCTTTTGGTAAACCGGCCGTTCTAATTCGCGAAGGAGGCTCCATTCCGATCGTTTCCAGCATGGTCGAACGCTTGGGAGCTGACGTTTTGCTGCTCGGCTGGGGGCTTAGCGATGACGGGGCGCACAGCCCCAACGAGAAATTCAACATCGCCGACTACTATCTGGGCATCCGCGCCAGCGCTCACCTCTGGCAGCACTTAGCAACTGTCGCCAAGTAG
- the serS gene encoding serine--tRNA ligase → MLDRKFIVENAELIRQNCLARGATADIDTLIALEAQRRDKLSEAQEQNRLANETSKQIGGAKTAEERDALKEKGRALRELKDVAQTEHDALELQILEIQAQIPNLTHPASPIGHDDTHNTEVSFGKTPVPKFDFKPKDHLELGKSLDLIDFEAGARVAGAGFYFLRNEAVLLDLALQMYAIQQLVARGFTPVTTPDVAHTSILHGIGFMPRGPETQIYSIENTDLNLVATAEITLGGMLSGQTLEAEHLPLKLAGISHCFRTEAGAAGRASKGMYRVHQFTKIEMFAFCLPEQSDALHEELREIECHLFDAVEVPYRVVDTATGDLGGPAYRKYDLEAWMPGRGENGEWGEVTSTSNCTDYQARRLNIRYKNKGEKGTHFTHTLNGTAFAISRAMIAIVENHQQSDGTIRVPKVLQPWVGKEVIGKPPA, encoded by the coding sequence ATGCTCGACCGAAAATTTATCGTTGAAAACGCTGAACTTATCCGACAAAATTGCCTTGCTCGAGGTGCCACTGCGGATATCGATACCCTCATCGCACTCGAGGCCCAGCGGCGTGACAAGCTCAGTGAAGCTCAGGAGCAAAATCGGCTTGCCAATGAAACCAGCAAGCAAATTGGAGGCGCTAAGACCGCCGAAGAGCGTGACGCGCTGAAAGAGAAGGGACGCGCTCTGCGCGAACTCAAGGACGTAGCCCAAACCGAACATGATGCACTCGAGCTGCAGATCCTGGAAATCCAGGCCCAGATTCCCAACTTGACCCACCCCGCTTCCCCCATCGGGCACGATGACACCCACAACACCGAAGTTAGCTTTGGAAAGACACCAGTTCCCAAGTTTGATTTCAAACCCAAAGATCACTTAGAACTCGGTAAGTCCCTCGATTTGATCGATTTCGAAGCGGGTGCTCGGGTGGCGGGAGCCGGTTTCTACTTTTTGCGCAATGAAGCGGTCTTACTGGACCTGGCGCTGCAAATGTACGCCATCCAACAACTGGTCGCCCGCGGCTTCACCCCAGTGACAACGCCCGATGTGGCCCACACCTCAATTTTGCACGGCATTGGATTCATGCCACGCGGTCCCGAGACGCAAATCTACTCAATCGAAAACACCGACTTGAATCTTGTGGCCACCGCCGAGATTACCTTGGGCGGCATGCTCTCCGGCCAGACCTTGGAGGCTGAGCATCTCCCATTGAAACTGGCCGGGATCAGCCATTGCTTCCGCACCGAAGCCGGAGCCGCAGGCCGCGCGTCCAAAGGCATGTACCGCGTCCACCAATTCACCAAAATTGAAATGTTTGCCTTCTGCTTGCCAGAGCAGAGCGACGCACTGCACGAAGAGCTGCGCGAGATCGAGTGCCATCTCTTCGATGCCGTCGAAGTCCCATACCGTGTCGTCGATACAGCCACTGGGGATCTGGGAGGCCCCGCTTACCGCAAGTACGACCTGGAAGCGTGGATGCCTGGCCGCGGAGAAAACGGGGAATGGGGTGAAGTCACCAGCACCTCGAATTGCACCGACTACCAAGCCCGTCGTTTAAACATCCGTTATAAGAACAAGGGGGAAAAGGGAACTCATTTCACCCACACGCTCAACGGTACCGCCTTTGCCATCAGCCGCGCTATGATTGCCATCGTCGAAAATCATCAGCAATCCGATGGCACCATTCGAGTCCCCAAAGTATTGCAACCCTGGGTTGGCAAAGAAGTCATCGGCAAACCGCCAGCATAA
- a CDS encoding PQQ-binding-like beta-propeller repeat protein — MPLTSVRLPSLLLLGPLLLAALVSVSTAADWPQFRGPHANGRVDVANLPTHWDREQNIVWRSELPGEGWSTPVVVSDRIYVTTAIPADSNSAAPANYTLDLLVLDVESGKLVQQINLFHQDNSAPKIHKKNSHASPSVQFDGNDLLYVHFGHLGTACVRVDGQVLWKNDSLSYEPVHGNGGSPVLVGKHLIFSRDGSQVSEVIALDKATGQVAWRTPRDTTEAKLFSFCTPLLLDLEGRQQVIFPGSGVVQSLNPANGEEYWRVRYEGFSVIPQPIYQSGLVFLSTGYMRPQLLAIDPTGSGDVTDTHLKWTAKTSIPNTPSMVGIDQRVAMISDSGIAVCFDALTGKELWKERIGGNFSASPILAGSHLYLLSETGECTILDISSTSPTEVAVNKLEERTLASPAVYQQDLLIRTANAMYRIHQ; from the coding sequence ATGCCACTTACAAGCGTTCGGCTGCCAAGCCTGCTCCTGCTCGGACCGCTCCTCCTGGCTGCCCTTGTCAGCGTCAGCACGGCAGCGGATTGGCCTCAGTTCCGTGGGCCGCATGCCAATGGACGAGTGGATGTCGCCAACCTGCCGACCCATTGGGACCGCGAGCAAAATATTGTGTGGAGATCGGAATTGCCGGGTGAAGGTTGGTCGACACCCGTCGTGGTGTCGGATCGAATCTATGTCACCACAGCCATTCCCGCCGACTCCAACTCCGCCGCCCCAGCCAACTATACCCTCGACCTCTTGGTCCTCGACGTTGAGTCCGGGAAACTGGTTCAGCAGATCAACCTCTTTCACCAAGACAATTCAGCACCCAAGATCCACAAGAAGAACTCGCACGCCAGCCCTTCCGTTCAATTTGACGGTAACGACTTGCTCTACGTGCACTTTGGTCACCTGGGCACCGCCTGCGTGCGCGTCGACGGCCAAGTCCTGTGGAAAAATGATTCGCTCTCTTACGAACCTGTACATGGCAATGGTGGCTCACCAGTTTTGGTCGGCAAGCATTTGATTTTCTCGCGCGACGGTAGCCAAGTTAGCGAAGTGATCGCCCTCGATAAAGCGACCGGTCAAGTTGCATGGCGCACACCGCGCGACACGACCGAAGCCAAGCTATTTTCCTTCTGCACACCACTGCTGCTCGACCTGGAAGGGCGTCAACAAGTCATTTTTCCAGGCTCGGGGGTTGTCCAAAGCCTCAATCCGGCCAATGGCGAAGAGTACTGGCGAGTCCGCTACGAGGGCTTCTCGGTCATCCCACAGCCGATTTACCAATCGGGCTTGGTCTTCCTCAGCACCGGCTACATGCGGCCACAGTTGCTCGCGATCGACCCCACTGGCAGCGGAGACGTTACCGATACGCATCTCAAATGGACGGCGAAAACCAGCATCCCCAACACTCCCTCCATGGTAGGTATCGACCAACGGGTCGCCATGATTAGCGACAGTGGCATAGCGGTGTGCTTTGATGCCCTGACTGGCAAGGAGCTGTGGAAGGAGCGTATCGGCGGCAATTTCTCTGCTTCGCCAATCCTGGCAGGTAGCCATCTCTATTTGCTGAGCGAAACGGGGGAATGCACGATTCTGGACATTTCCTCCACGTCACCGACGGAAGTCGCTGTGAACAAGCTTGAGGAACGCACGCTGGCTTCCCCCGCCGTCTACCAACAGGACCTGCTGATTCGTACCGCCAACGCAATGTATCGCATTCATCAGTGA
- the holA gene encoding DNA polymerase III subunit delta: MAKGTHCFEILMNDKLPGGSGAGLPGVIVAYGEDAFLRRESIDTALGLGGVDTEAVRSYDGEECKWVDVHDELATLSLFDNSHRVALVNSADKLLKDNRPQLEKWSAAAAEGSLLILMLGSFPSNTKLYKVIEKSGWLINCGLPTSSSRSKTPDLGALKKWIVAWGTKRHELKLTSAQATLILDAVGPDCGLLHQELAKLALYADDKLVLTDELIRQNVGSWRTRTMWEIADSIADGRVADALEQLQRVFAAGEHPAAVIPQISWSLRRFGNAAHLILQSKRTGQNLSGKAAVGFCGFWGADVALAEGRLRRMGLRRASKILQWLLELDLKIKGSHSTPSRAIFALEELCMRLA, from the coding sequence ATGGCCAAGGGCACTCATTGCTTTGAAATCTTGATGAACGACAAGCTTCCCGGCGGCTCCGGCGCGGGGCTGCCAGGAGTCATTGTCGCCTATGGGGAAGACGCATTTCTGCGTCGGGAATCGATCGATACCGCGTTAGGTCTGGGAGGAGTGGATACGGAAGCGGTCCGTTCCTACGATGGCGAGGAGTGCAAATGGGTCGATGTGCATGATGAACTTGCCACCCTCTCTCTGTTTGACAATTCCCATCGCGTCGCTCTGGTCAACTCAGCCGACAAATTGCTCAAAGACAATCGTCCGCAACTCGAAAAATGGAGTGCGGCGGCAGCAGAGGGCTCGCTCCTGATTCTCATGTTGGGTTCGTTTCCATCGAACACGAAGCTCTACAAGGTTATCGAGAAGTCGGGCTGGCTGATCAACTGCGGGCTGCCAACCAGCAGTAGCCGTAGCAAAACTCCCGACCTGGGAGCGTTGAAGAAGTGGATAGTCGCCTGGGGTACCAAGCGACACGAGCTCAAGCTAACCAGTGCCCAGGCAACGTTGATTCTCGACGCAGTCGGCCCCGATTGCGGGCTGCTCCATCAAGAACTCGCTAAACTCGCACTCTACGCCGACGACAAGCTCGTGTTGACCGACGAGTTGATTCGGCAAAACGTGGGAAGCTGGCGGACACGTACGATGTGGGAGATTGCCGACTCGATCGCCGACGGGCGGGTGGCAGACGCCTTAGAACAGCTCCAGCGAGTATTCGCCGCAGGTGAGCATCCCGCCGCAGTCATTCCTCAAATATCGTGGAGCCTACGGCGGTTTGGCAACGCGGCCCATTTAATCCTGCAGTCGAAACGCACGGGCCAGAATTTGTCGGGCAAAGCCGCCGTTGGCTTTTGCGGATTTTGGGGCGCCGATGTAGCATTGGCCGAAGGCCGTTTGCGTCGCATGGGCTTGCGACGCGCCAGCAAGATCCTGCAGTGGCTGCTCGAACTCGATTTAAAGATCAAGGGCAGTCATTCCACTCCCTCACGCGCCATCTTCGCCCTAGAAGAGCTTTGCATGCGACTCGCCTAA
- the tnpA gene encoding IS200/IS605 family transposase, with protein sequence MSSTHTNLLFHIVYSTKYRRNIINVDIRKRLYEYIGGILRENKGTLLEIGGMPDHVHLLAKLSPSFAISDVLRLVKTNSSKWVNETFAMNSPFAWQRGFGAFSVSMSSVADVEKYVKLQEEHHRKLTFRDEYRLLLKRHGIEFDERYLFEEENVS encoded by the coding sequence ATGTCCAGCACACATACCAACCTGTTATTTCACATCGTTTACAGCACCAAGTATCGACGCAATATCATCAATGTCGATATTCGAAAACGACTCTATGAATACATCGGTGGGATCCTGCGGGAAAATAAGGGCACGTTGCTGGAAATTGGCGGTATGCCGGATCACGTTCATCTCCTTGCGAAACTCAGTCCATCCTTCGCAATTTCCGATGTTTTACGATTGGTCAAAACCAATTCCTCGAAGTGGGTGAACGAAACGTTCGCGATGAATTCCCCATTTGCATGGCAGCGTGGGTTCGGCGCATTTTCGGTAAGCATGTCGAGTGTTGCCGACGTGGAAAAGTACGTTAAGCTGCAGGAGGAACATCATCGGAAGCTGACGTTTCGCGACGAGTATCGATTATTGCTGAAGCGGCATGGAATCGAGTTTGACGAGCGATATTTGTTTGAAGAAGAAAACGTTTCGTGA